The Maylandia zebra isolate NMK-2024a linkage group LG7, Mzebra_GT3a, whole genome shotgun sequence genome contains a region encoding:
- the kcmf1 gene encoding E3 ubiquitin-protein ligase KCMF1, producing MSRHEGVSCDACLKGNFRGRRFKCLICYDYDLCASCYESGATTTRHTTEHPMQCILTRVDYDLYYGGDTFSVEQPQSFTCPYCGKMGFTETSLQEHVTSEHSETSTEVICPICAALPGGDPNHVTDDFTAHLTLEHRAPRDLDESSSVRHVRRMFHPGRGLGGPRARRTNMHFTSGSTGGLSSSSSQSSTYTPSNREAMDPIAELLSQLSGVRRAAGGQINSSGPSASQLQQLQMQLQLERQQAQAARQQVETSRHATRRGNNPGNTGAAVPQPSTATANTTTVGESNPASSSHSSQFLLARLNEPKMSEAERQFLEGERADRSLFVQELLLSTLMHEESSSSDEDDRRDFGDFGAMGCVDIMPLDVALENLQLKESSSTGKEPPPPPL from the exons ATGTCCCGACATGAGG GTGTGAGCTGCGATGCGTGTTTAAAGGGCAACTTTAGAGGAAGACGGTTCAAGTGTTTAATTTGCTACGACTACGACCTGTGCGCGTCGTGCTACGAGAGCGGAGCCACGACAACAAGGCACACCACAGAGCACCCCATGCAGTGTATATTAACCAGGGTAGACTATG ATTTGTACTATGGAGGAGACACTTTTTCAGTAGAGCAGCCACAGTCGTTCACATGTCCTTACTGTGGCAAGATGGGCTTCACAGAGACATCCTTACAGGAGCATGTCACCTCAGAGCATTCAGAGACTTCCACGGAGGTG atCTGTCCAATATGTGCTGCCTTGCCCGGAGGGGATCCCAACCATGTCACAGATGACTTCACAGCTCACCTCACTCTCGAACACAGAGCACCAAGAGATTTA GATGAGTCCAGCAGTGTGCGGCATGTACGCAGGATGTTCCACCCCGGGCGAGGACTGGGCGGCCCCAGAGCACGACGGACAAATATGCACTTTACTAGCGGCTCCACAGGGGGACTTTCATCCTCCTCATCACAGAGCTCCACTTACACCCCCAGTAACAGAGAGGCAATGGACCCCATCGCAG AGTTGTTGTCTCAGCTGTCAGGTGTGCGGCGTGCTGCAGGAGGGCAAATAAACTCGTCGGGACCTTCAGCCTCTcagctccagcagctccagATGCAGCTGCAGTTGGAGCGGCAGCAAGCTCAGGCGGCACGACAGCAAGTTGAGACGAGCCGACACGCGACGCGACGCGGCAACAACCCGGGCAACACCGGCGCcgccgtcccccagcccagcACAGCAACTGCCAACACCACCACCGTGGGTGAAAGCAATCCGGCGTCCTCGTCCCACAGCTCCCAGTTCCTATTAGCACG GTTGAATGAACCCAAGATGTCAGAAGCAGAGCGGCAGTTCCTAGAAGGCGAGCGAGCCGACCGCAGCCTGTTTGTCCAGGAGCTGCTTTTGTCCACGCTGATGCACGAAGAGAGCTCCTCTTCAGATGAGGACGACCGCCGAGACTTCGGCGACTTCGGAGCGATGGGCTGCGTGGATATCATGCCTTTAGATGTGGCGTTGGAGAACCTCCAGCTTAAAGAGAGCAGCTCTACGGGGAAGGAGCCTCCGCCGCCGCCTCTTTGA